From one Alosa alosa isolate M-15738 ecotype Scorff River chromosome 5, AALO_Geno_1.1, whole genome shotgun sequence genomic stretch:
- the LOC125294467 gene encoding metal transporter CNNM4 isoform X2: MATEWSGQGYILTVIVFLWTGFGECSGTAVAEVNERRIFGMRLLHSDKEATVTDQGIIQVVEDSHILLRLYGLQINNDTWADIKFTEHGDDDDDNGDFNRTCAHFTKDIVIWTNMTANVKGTAAVLSLKIKQLRKNEPHKEYGLCVRQEQDGKWYLLGKPDGWLQVVEEKASLLPLWFQIILICFLLVLSGMFSGLNLGLMALDPMELRIVQSCGTDKERKYARKIEPIRRKGNYLLCSLLLGNVLVNTTLTILLDDLIGSGFGAVIASTSGIVVFGEIVPQALCSRHGLAVGANTIMVTKLFMLLTFPLSFPISKLLDCVLGQEIGTVYNREKLVEMLKVTEPYNDLVKEELNMIQGALELRTKTVEDVMTPVNNCFMISSDAVLDFNTMSEIMESGYTRIPVFDDERSNIVDILFVKDLAFVDPDDCTTLKTITKFYNHPVHFVFHDTKLDSMLEEFKKGKSHLAIVQKVNSEGEGDPFYEVLGLVTLEDVIEEIIKSEILDESDQYTDNRTRKKVDPNNKNKRDFSAFKHESESKVKVSPQLLLAAHRFLATEVGLFSPDQISEKVLLRILKHPDVIQEIKFNENDKRSPQHYIYQRGKAVDYFILILQGRVEVEAGNENMMFETGPFSFYGVMALGDQAPPSVVPPRPRFFSKGALFSWLPAFRSPSHTGGLNHSGSISLSERPENLAFSGSNSQLNSPANPQYVPDFCVRALTDLQYAKITRSQYQNGLMASRLDSSPQSPESSHVGLESAQTEAQEAAADETTSLLNDQNLLPTHQTNHNSHTDSNV; this comes from the exons ATGGCGACAGAATGGAGTGGGCAGGGGTATATTCTCACTGTTATAGTTTTCTTATGGACTGGATTTGGTGAATGTTCGGGGACAGCGGTTGCCGAGGTCAATGAGAGACGAATCTTTGGCATGCGGCTGCTACACAGCGACAAGGAGGCGACGGTCACAGACCAGGGGATCATCCAGGTAGTCGAGGACTCTCACATCCTTCTCAGACTCTACGGACTACAGATCAATAATGACACCTGGGCAGATATTAAGTTTACGGAACACGGCGACGACGATGATGACAATGGTGACTTTAACAGGACTTGTGCACATTTTACCAAAGATATTGTCATTTGGACTAACATGACCGCAAATGTCAAGGGTACAGCCGCGGTACTGAGCCTAAAAATTAAACAGCTTCGGAAAAACGAGCCACACAAGGAATATGGTTTGTGTGTCAGACAAGAACAAGATGGTAAGTGGTACCTGTTGGGAAAGCCTGACGGTTGGTTACAGGTGGTCGAGGAGAAAGCGAGTTTACTTCCCTTGTGGTTTCAGATTATACTCATATGCTTCCTCTTGGTTCTGTCTGGCATGTTCAGTGGGCTGAATCTTGGGCTTATGGCTTTGGATCCAATGGAACTCAGAATCGTTCAAAGTTGTGGTACCGACAAAGAGAGGAAATATGCGCGTAAAATAGAGCCCATACGAAGGAAAGGAAACTACTTATTATGCTCACTTCTTCTCGGAAATGTGTTAGTCAACACCACGCTAACCATCCTGCTTGATGACCTCATAGGGTCAGGTTTTGGTGCTGTGATTGCCTCCACGAGTGGTATCGTGGTGTTCGGCGAGATTGTGCCCCAGGCACTGTGCTCTCGTCACGGTCTGGCTGTCGGCGCCAATACCATCATGGTCACCAAATTATTCATGTTACTCACATTCCCGCTTTCGTTTCCCATCAGCAAATTACTGGACTGTGTGCTAGGTCAGGAGATTGGCACAGTCTACAATCGGGAGAAGTTGGTGGAGATGCTGAAAGTGACAGAGCCATACAACGACCTCGTGAAAGAGGAGCTTAACATGATCCAGGGTGCTTTGGAGCTTCGGACTAAGACCGTGGAAGATGTGATGACCCCTGTAAATAACTGCTTCATgatcagcagtgatgctgtgctTGACTTCAACACCATGTCAGAGATCATGGAGAGTGGCTACACGCGCATCCCAGTGTTCGACGACGAACGTTCTAATATCGTGGACATCCTCTTCGTCAAGGACTTGGCCTTCGTGGACCCCGATGACTGCACAACCCTCAAAACCATCACCAAGTTCTACAACCATCCGGTCCACTTCGTGTTCCACGATACCAAGTTGGATTCCATGTTGGAAGAGTTCAAAAAAG GTAAATCTCACCTGGCCATCGTCCAGAAGGTCAACAGCGAGGGTGAGGGAGATCCCTTCTATGAGGTGCTGGGTCTCGTCACTCTGGAAGATGTCATTGAGGAGATCATCAAGTCTGAGATCCTTGACGAGTCCGACCAATACA CTGACAACCGCACCAGGAAAAAAGTGGACCCCAACAACAAGAATAAGAGGGACTTCTCCGCCTTCAAGCACGAGAGCGAGTCCAAGGTGAAGGTCTCGCCCCAGCTGCTGCTGGCTGCGCACCGCTTCCTGGCCACAG AGGTGGGCCTATTCAGCCCAGACCAGATCTCGGAGAAGGTTCTTCTGAGAATCCTCAAGCACCCAGACGTGATCCAGGAGATCAAGTTCAACGAGAATGACAAGCGCTCGCCACAGCACTACATCTACCAGAGGGGCAAAGCTGTCGACTACTTCATCCTCATCTTGCAG GGTCGTGTTGAAGTGGAAGCAGGAAATGAGAACATGATGTTTGAGACTGGACCCTTCTCTTTCTACGGAGTCATGGCTTTGG GTGACCAAGCACCACCCTCAG TGGTCCCCCCTCGTCCTCGTTTCTTCTCTAAGGGTGCTCTGTTCTCTTGGTTGCCAG CCTTCCGCTCTCCATCTCACACGGGTGGCCTGAACCACTCGGGCTCCATCAGCCTGTCCGAGCGCCCCGAAAACCTAGCCTTCAGCGGTAGCAACAGCCAGCTCAACAGCCCTGCCAACCCGCAGTATGTCCCTGACTTCTGTGTCAGGGCTCTCACAGACCTGCAGTACGCCAAG ATCACACGCTCCCAGTACCAGAATGGGCTGATGGCGTCCCGACTGGACAGCTCTCCGCAGTCTCCAGAGAGTAGCCACGTCGGGCTGGAGTCAGCCCAGACCGAGGCGCAG